One stretch of Excalfactoria chinensis isolate bCotChi1 chromosome 31, bCotChi1.hap2, whole genome shotgun sequence DNA includes these proteins:
- the HAPLN2 gene encoding hyaluronan and proteoglycan link protein 2 isoform X1, whose product MGTAVPLGTVPAASPGLSCCMALTPSLPPGFLQSLALKMHRVLLASLWLLAASPTSSIFQKPTGSPATPRLQYLLEPLHTAVHTQRGATATLPCVLRALPRNYRVKWSKVEPTNYGENVIIITNGLYHKNYGPLSPRVRLRHSHRYDASLTITNVALEDEGRYRCQLVNGLEDESVSLTLHLEGVVFPYQPSNGRYRFNYHEAKRACEQQDARLATYQQLYKAWMEGLDWCNAGWVLDGTVHYPIINSREPCGGRLLLPGIRSYGAKDKQRDRFDAFCFTSALQGEVYFIRGHLSFKEAGQACRNHGATIAKVGQLYSAWKFLGLDRCDGGWLADGSVRYPITTPRQRCGGLPEPGVRSFGFPRKELRTYGTYCFTGT is encoded by the exons ATGGGCACAGCAGTTCCACTGGGGACG GTCCCTGCTGCATCCCCCGGTCTGTCCTGCTGCATGGCCCTGACCCCTTCACTCCCCCCAGGCTTTCTCCAGTCCTTAGCTCTAAAGATGCATCGGGTTCTGCTCGCATCCCTCTGGCTCCTGGCAGCATCTCCCACCTCCAGCATCTTCCAGAAGCCAACAGGGAGCCCCG CCACCCCACGCCTGCAGTACCTGCTGGAACCCCTGCACACCGCGGTGCACACACAGCGGGGTGCCACAGCCACGCTGCCCTGCGTGCTACGCGCCCTGCCCCGCAACTACCGGGTGAAATGGAGCAAAGTGGAGCCAACCAACTATGGGGAAAATGTTATCATCATCACCAACGGGCTGTACCACAAGAACTATGGGCCGCTGAGCCCCCGCGTGCGCCTGCGGCACAGCCACCGCTACGACGCCTCGCTCACCATCACCAACGTGGCCTTGGAGGATGAGGGACGCTACCGCTGCCAGCTGGTCAATGGGCTGGAGGATGAGAGTGTCTCACTCACACTGCACCTAGAGG GTGTTGTCTTCCCCTACCAGCCCAGCAATGGGCGCTACAGATTCAACTACCATGAAGCCAAGCGTGCATGCGAGCAGCAGGATGCCCGGCTTGCCACCTACCAGCAGCTCTACAAAG CCTGGATGGAGGGCCTGGACTGGTGCAATGCAGGCTGGGTGCTGGATGGCACCGTGCATTACCCCATCATCAACTCACGGGAGCCATGCGGTGGCCGCCTCCTGCTGCCAGGCATCCGTAGCTATGGGGCCAAGGACAAGCAGCGGGACCGCTTCGATGCCTTCTGCTTCACCTCTGCACTGCAAG GTGAGGTCTATTTTATCCGAGGCCACCTGAGCTTTAAGGAAGCCGGGCAAGCGTGCCGCAACCACGGTGCTACCATCGCTAAAGTGGGGCAGCTCTACTCAGCATGGAAGTTTTTAGGGTTGGATCGCTGCGACGGAGGGTGGCTGGCAGATGGAAGTGTGAGATACCCCATCACTACCCCCCGGCAGCGCTGTGGGGGTCTGCCAGAGCCTGGTGTCCGCAGCTTTGGCTTCCCCAGAAAGGAGCTGCGGACCTACGGCACCTACTGCTTCACAGGGACATAG
- the HAPLN2 gene encoding hyaluronan and proteoglycan link protein 2 isoform X3 — MHRVLLASLWLLAASPTSSIFQKPTGSPATPRLQYLLEPLHTAVHTQRGATATLPCVLRALPRNYRVKWSKVEPTNYGENVIIITNGLYHKNYGPLSPRVRLRHSHRYDASLTITNVALEDEGRYRCQLVNGLEDESVSLTLHLEGVVFPYQPSNGRYRFNYHEAKRACEQQDARLATYQQLYKAWMEGLDWCNAGWVLDGTVHYPIINSREPCGGRLLLPGIRSYGAKDKQRDRFDAFCFTSALQGEVYFIRGHLSFKEAGQACRNHGATIAKVGQLYSAWKFLGLDRCDGGWLADGSVRYPITTPRQRCGGLPEPGVRSFGFPRKELRTYGTYCFTGT, encoded by the exons ATGCATCGGGTTCTGCTCGCATCCCTCTGGCTCCTGGCAGCATCTCCCACCTCCAGCATCTTCCAGAAGCCAACAGGGAGCCCCG CCACCCCACGCCTGCAGTACCTGCTGGAACCCCTGCACACCGCGGTGCACACACAGCGGGGTGCCACAGCCACGCTGCCCTGCGTGCTACGCGCCCTGCCCCGCAACTACCGGGTGAAATGGAGCAAAGTGGAGCCAACCAACTATGGGGAAAATGTTATCATCATCACCAACGGGCTGTACCACAAGAACTATGGGCCGCTGAGCCCCCGCGTGCGCCTGCGGCACAGCCACCGCTACGACGCCTCGCTCACCATCACCAACGTGGCCTTGGAGGATGAGGGACGCTACCGCTGCCAGCTGGTCAATGGGCTGGAGGATGAGAGTGTCTCACTCACACTGCACCTAGAGG GTGTTGTCTTCCCCTACCAGCCCAGCAATGGGCGCTACAGATTCAACTACCATGAAGCCAAGCGTGCATGCGAGCAGCAGGATGCCCGGCTTGCCACCTACCAGCAGCTCTACAAAG CCTGGATGGAGGGCCTGGACTGGTGCAATGCAGGCTGGGTGCTGGATGGCACCGTGCATTACCCCATCATCAACTCACGGGAGCCATGCGGTGGCCGCCTCCTGCTGCCAGGCATCCGTAGCTATGGGGCCAAGGACAAGCAGCGGGACCGCTTCGATGCCTTCTGCTTCACCTCTGCACTGCAAG GTGAGGTCTATTTTATCCGAGGCCACCTGAGCTTTAAGGAAGCCGGGCAAGCGTGCCGCAACCACGGTGCTACCATCGCTAAAGTGGGGCAGCTCTACTCAGCATGGAAGTTTTTAGGGTTGGATCGCTGCGACGGAGGGTGGCTGGCAGATGGAAGTGTGAGATACCCCATCACTACCCCCCGGCAGCGCTGTGGGGGTCTGCCAGAGCCTGGTGTCCGCAGCTTTGGCTTCCCCAGAAAGGAGCTGCGGACCTACGGCACCTACTGCTTCACAGGGACATAG
- the HAPLN2 gene encoding hyaluronan and proteoglycan link protein 2 isoform X2 — protein MIALQVPAASPGLSCCMALTPSLPPGFLQSLALKMHRVLLASLWLLAASPTSSIFQKPTGSPATPRLQYLLEPLHTAVHTQRGATATLPCVLRALPRNYRVKWSKVEPTNYGENVIIITNGLYHKNYGPLSPRVRLRHSHRYDASLTITNVALEDEGRYRCQLVNGLEDESVSLTLHLEGVVFPYQPSNGRYRFNYHEAKRACEQQDARLATYQQLYKAWMEGLDWCNAGWVLDGTVHYPIINSREPCGGRLLLPGIRSYGAKDKQRDRFDAFCFTSALQGEVYFIRGHLSFKEAGQACRNHGATIAKVGQLYSAWKFLGLDRCDGGWLADGSVRYPITTPRQRCGGLPEPGVRSFGFPRKELRTYGTYCFTGT, from the exons ATGATTGCTCTCCAGGTCCCTGCTGCATCCCCCGGTCTGTCCTGCTGCATGGCCCTGACCCCTTCACTCCCCCCAGGCTTTCTCCAGTCCTTAGCTCTAAAGATGCATCGGGTTCTGCTCGCATCCCTCTGGCTCCTGGCAGCATCTCCCACCTCCAGCATCTTCCAGAAGCCAACAGGGAGCCCCG CCACCCCACGCCTGCAGTACCTGCTGGAACCCCTGCACACCGCGGTGCACACACAGCGGGGTGCCACAGCCACGCTGCCCTGCGTGCTACGCGCCCTGCCCCGCAACTACCGGGTGAAATGGAGCAAAGTGGAGCCAACCAACTATGGGGAAAATGTTATCATCATCACCAACGGGCTGTACCACAAGAACTATGGGCCGCTGAGCCCCCGCGTGCGCCTGCGGCACAGCCACCGCTACGACGCCTCGCTCACCATCACCAACGTGGCCTTGGAGGATGAGGGACGCTACCGCTGCCAGCTGGTCAATGGGCTGGAGGATGAGAGTGTCTCACTCACACTGCACCTAGAGG GTGTTGTCTTCCCCTACCAGCCCAGCAATGGGCGCTACAGATTCAACTACCATGAAGCCAAGCGTGCATGCGAGCAGCAGGATGCCCGGCTTGCCACCTACCAGCAGCTCTACAAAG CCTGGATGGAGGGCCTGGACTGGTGCAATGCAGGCTGGGTGCTGGATGGCACCGTGCATTACCCCATCATCAACTCACGGGAGCCATGCGGTGGCCGCCTCCTGCTGCCAGGCATCCGTAGCTATGGGGCCAAGGACAAGCAGCGGGACCGCTTCGATGCCTTCTGCTTCACCTCTGCACTGCAAG GTGAGGTCTATTTTATCCGAGGCCACCTGAGCTTTAAGGAAGCCGGGCAAGCGTGCCGCAACCACGGTGCTACCATCGCTAAAGTGGGGCAGCTCTACTCAGCATGGAAGTTTTTAGGGTTGGATCGCTGCGACGGAGGGTGGCTGGCAGATGGAAGTGTGAGATACCCCATCACTACCCCCCGGCAGCGCTGTGGGGGTCTGCCAGAGCCTGGTGTCCGCAGCTTTGGCTTCCCCAGAAAGGAGCTGCGGACCTACGGCACCTACTGCTTCACAGGGACATAG
- the RHBG gene encoding ammonium transporter Rh type B gives MAERVAARLHLSGLCFFLQLLTIVLFATFVRYSPESSKLCSTEPSCSQRDPSPTLGYPRFRDAHLRALLGFGFLLAFLSRYGVGSVAGSLLIVAFTIQWAILAQGLFYFSQNSKIYVSTQSMVSADFCTAAILISIGAVLGRVNPIQMLLMALLEVPLFACNEYILRSHLGVSDSGGSLTIHTFGAYFGLMVSRVLYQPRKDKKKEQQDVGHQPDIFAVVGTICLWIFWPSFASATTTHDSAEPWAVLNLYFSMAASTLATVILWPILYEQGTLQVAHLQDATLASAAVMGMAGEMLSTPFGALTAGFLASQLSLLSSRFLSPILQSRLKTEDTCGVHNVHGLPGILGTFLGTLLAALATADVFGDRMELVFPLVADGSRTTAEQAQWQLCGLLVTLLLAAFGGSLTGALLRTKMLRTPPEKNELESKALREVDEDGCDRDAGSEERGTIA, from the exons ATGGCCGAGCGTGTTGCTGCAAGGCTGCACCTCTCTGGGTTGTgcttcttccttcagctcctcaCCATCGTCCTCTTCGCCACCTTTGTCCGGTACAGCCCGGAGAGCTCCAAACTCTGCTCCACTGAGCCAAGCTGCAGCCAGAGAGACCCCAGCCCGACTCTGGGGTACCCCC GGTTCCGGGATGCCCACCTCCGAGCTCTCCTTGGCTTCGGCTTCCTACTGGCCTTCCTCAGCCGCTATGGGGTGGGCAGCGTGGCTGGCAGCCTCCTCATCGTGGCCTTTACCATCCAGTGGGCCATACTGGCCCAGGGGCTCTTTTACTTCTCCCAGAACAGCAAGATTTATGTGAGCACACAAAG CATGGTCAGTGCCGACTTCTGCACCGCAGCCATCCTCATCTCCATCGGGGCTGTTCTGGGCAGGGTGAATCCCATCCAGATGCTGCTGATGGCTCTCCTGGAGGTTCCCCTCTTTGCTTGCAATGAATACATCCTACGGAGCCACTTGGGG GTAAGCGACAGTGGAGGCTCCTTGACCATCCACACTTTTGGTGCTTATTTTGGCTTGATGGTTTCACGCGTCTTGTACCAGCCCCGCAAGGacaagaagaaagagcagcaggatgtgGGGCACCAGCCCGATATCTTTGCTGTGGTTG GAACTATTTGCCTGTGGATCTTCTGGCCCAGCTTTGCCTCAGCCACAACAACCCATGACAGCGCCGAGCCCTGGGCAGTGCTGAACCTTTACTTCTCCATGGCAGCAAGCACCCTGGCCACTGTCATCCTCTGGCCCATCCTGTATGAGCAAGGCACACTGCAGGTG GCCCACCTTCAGGATGCCACCTTGGCCAGTGCAGCTGTGATGGGGATGGCAGGGGAGATGCTGTCCACCCCCTTTGGGGCCCTCACAGCAGGCTTCCTGGCCAGCCAGCTCTCCCTACTCAGCTCCAGGTTCCTCTCG CCCATCCTGCAATCCAGGCTGAAAACCGAGGACACGTGTGGAGTGCACAACGTCCATGGGCTGCCGGGGATCCTTGGTACCTTCCTGGGGACGCTGCTGGCAGCGTTGGCCACCGCGGATGTATTCGGTGACAG GATGGAACTCGTCTTCCCGCTGGTGGCCGACGGCAGCCGCACGACTGCTGAGCAGGCACAGTGGCAGCTATGCGGGCTCCTCGtcaccctgctgctggctgccttcGGGGGAAGCCTCACGG GTGCCCTCCTGCGAACGAAGATGCTGAGGACTCCCCCCGAGAAGAACGAGCTGGAGAGCAAAGCGCTACGGGAG GTCGATGAGGATGGATGTGACCGCGATGCGGGCAGCGAGGAACGAGGCACCATCGCCTGA